Part of the Impatiens glandulifera chromosome 8, dImpGla2.1, whole genome shotgun sequence genome is shown below.
gaaaatctaacaaaaaattCATATGATTCTTGTCTCCAAAATAAtccaagataaaaaaaaaaactcagaaGTCTCCATAAACTAAATAGATAAGGGGAATATGATCCTcgcaaaattatataaaataattttcagaAACAACAGAAGGAGTTTACATGAACAGATTGGGTCTAGATGCCTTGTATGTGGTCTTCAACTTCCTGCTTGGtggtctaaccttcttagacacCAAAGGGAACTTGATTGCAGAGTTATGGAACTGCTTGGTGCTCTCCCTTTTGCAGAGCTTGGCTGCAATGGTTGCtgttttgatgatttgaatgcaGTGACTGCGAACCCTGTGGCGAGATGCCATCTCAGTATACATCTGTTCCACACTTCCATTCAAGGTTGTGTCTCTGTATTCCTTGTACATGTTGTGATAACCAGTTCGACTCTGATAACGCAGCCATATGCCATAGTTCTTGATCTTAGTTGGGTTCTTCTCAAATATCTAAAATCACAAATCAAAACATTATAATCTGCACATTCTTCAGAATTTGTGTTGTATAAATAGTCAACAATGTTTATTTTACAAGAAAAAAAGATGAACCCTAGATTTCCAAACCCTTATTATTTAGCTGAAAAATGGAGAGGATTATCTCAAACCCTTAAACAGTGAAGAACATACCAATCTGACTATACTTATAAGTATGACAGAACCCATTATATAGATTTACACATGATTCAAAGACCTACAATCATACACAACTAGCAAGAACATAAATCAAAACATTATAATCTGCACATTCTTTAGAATCTGTGTTGTATACTCAACAATGTTAATTTCAAGAAAGTACTGAACTTGGAAGTCCTAAACAGAAATTTGacaataaaaaagataaaaccTAGAATTTCCAATCATTTTGCTGCAGAAAAGAGAAGATCATCTCAAACCCTTAAACAGAGAAGAACATACCACCAAATTGACAATACTTACAAGTAAGACAGAACCCATGATAGATTTATACATGATTCAAAGACCTACAATCATACACAACTAGCAAGAACATAAATCTTAAAACAAATGTTTATAAGGGTTTCAAACCTCATTGATGGCTAGTAGCTGACCATTGCTCTTcttaattttcttcaattttctcAAGAAGTAccttaaaaacaatataaacgAATGAACCCATCTGATTCATCCACCAAATAGATCAATGATTTTCAAGAAACTAAGAACATACCAGAACTTGGATTTAGCACGAACTTCATTGGTAGCCCAAAGCTTCATGCGGTAAATCTTGGGTTGCTCATCGTTTTCCGATGGAAGAGCTCTCCCGACAACCTGGTACTGATGAAACTACAAATCGAACCAAAATCTTAGTATAAATTGTATACATAGACCGCAAATGAACAAGATTTTAGAAAAAACGACTTACCCTGAAAGCCATTTCTGAGAAAATTGTTCTTGACCTCCGACGGCGATGTGAGCTAATGGCTTAAAGAATGGATTTTTAGAATATATAGTGAGGATCAAGGGAGAGACGGGAACCCTAGTAAAGTTATTTTGGCTCCCTAACTTCTATGTATATGAAACTTTAGCCCTCTAAGAATAAACTATtcttatctaattaaaatatatgtaaataggttttttcaaaataaaaataaaatagaatggTAGGAATTACTGTGGCAATTGGTTAGAATAAAAAAAGTAGGTTGGTTTGttggataatatatatatataatataattatatattgtgtatatatattattttattttctagataatatattttatttctcaaactAAAGTTATAAGATTCTTATAACTTAGATGTGAAAATAACTCTGAAAGATAAAATGacatacaaaaaatattaattacggcaacaaaattataagaaataagGTCACACattcaagaaataaaaaaaaagtttaggtAAATGGCAATGCTggagttttttttttcgaaCATGACTATAtgtatgagagaaaaaaaatattattattttttctttttcgagaaaattataagaaataagGTCACAAATtcgagaaatgaaaaaaaattacgtaATTGGCAATGCTTGAAATTTTTTTGTCCCGAACATGACTATATAtgtatgagagaaaaaaaaaatattattattttttctttttcgagaaaattataagaaataagaTCATAAATtcgagaaatgaaaaaaaaaagtttaggtAAATGGCAATGCTAGAAAATTTTTTGTCCCGAACATGACTATAtgtatgagagaaaaaaaatattattattttttctttttcgagAAAATGATCGTATTCGGAAGATTTTTATTCTGAACATGAACATGGCAATTAATGTTCATGAGATTTTTGTCTTGAACATAACCATATTCagaaaaaattttatttttgataatgaCATATGCAAGAGATggagaaaaaaatatctttagGAAAATGCCCATACTCGGGAGATTTTTATCCTGAGCACGGGCATATGTCGGAGAGAGAACAATATTCTCCGACTAGGGCTCTCTCAATATTAGGACCcctacaaaaattattttaaaaaaattactttaactAGGTTTGAATGTAacccttttaaaaaatattatatcatttaaccaactaaactaa
Proteins encoded:
- the LOC124911491 gene encoding 60S ribosomal protein L18a-like; translation: MAFRFHQYQVVGRALPSENDEQPKIYRMKLWATNEVRAKSKFWYFLRKLKKIKKSNGQLLAINEIFEKNPTKIKNYGIWLRYQSRTGYHNMYKEYRDTTLNGSVEQMYTEMASRHRVRSHCIQIIKTATIAAKLCKRESTKQFHNSAIKFPLVSKKVRPPSRKLKTTYKASRPNLFM